A single region of the Chitinophaga niabensis genome encodes:
- a CDS encoding GH92 family glycosyl hydrolase has translation MRFPFIVMMLLAATSANSQSYTKYVNTFIGTAPLTDPKVLGYELPKGWRSWAGLTFPGSSLPNAMVQLSPMTEYGSGAGYEYEDTVILGFTHTNKGHWNLCNIPVLPLSNPGEKFGSRFSHKKENAAPGFYQVYLDDYNVQVNLTSTLRCGYHQYTYKNNTGRQILFDLARANNRVSNWSIEQVGNNVLQGFQQTGERIYFYAVLNTNVEKLEKKEEGQRSGFAIVHLANGQAGNVELKIGLSFVSVENARQNLQQEIGNKTFSQVRKEATQKWEALLSSIQVKGGTEKQKQMFYSCLYRSFLWPALRSDVNGEFTDAKRQVAKADFNYYTEPSLWDTYRNKDVLLGLISPEVTLDVIRSMKDVGDKKGFIPTFFHGDHGASSIAGAYLRGIDNFDVKGTYDILLKNANVSGGARPHIAEYIEKGYISDPDVPDPHVETKAKAGVSKTLEYSYDDYSLAQIAKKLGDTANYRILMARSKNYKNMFDPSTRFMRGRLENGEWIKPFNPQYPYYEYMYREANAWQVSFFAPHDMQGLIELYGGAKGFESKLDSLFTVPWNPKHIARNVETMIGQYCHGNQPDHEAPFAYYFIGKPEKSQKMIDTILNSLYGIGEEGLALCGMDDAGEMSAWYVFSALGLYTYSATDPEYLVTVPLFDEVKWKTSTGKLLTITKPGKGRNLTGIKVNGKENKGYFVPHDLFRNGGKIEITTK, from the coding sequence ATGAGATTCCCGTTTATAGTAATGATGCTGCTGGCTGCCACTTCAGCGAATAGCCAGTCTTATACGAAGTACGTAAATACTTTTATTGGTACCGCACCACTAACTGATCCTAAGGTGCTGGGATATGAATTGCCCAAAGGCTGGAGATCATGGGCCGGCCTCACTTTTCCCGGAAGTTCCCTGCCGAATGCCATGGTGCAGTTAAGCCCCATGACAGAATATGGCTCAGGGGCCGGATACGAATATGAGGATACGGTAATTTTAGGTTTTACACATACCAATAAAGGCCATTGGAACCTTTGCAATATTCCTGTCCTGCCGCTTTCAAACCCCGGCGAAAAATTTGGTTCCCGGTTTTCTCATAAAAAGGAAAATGCGGCACCCGGTTTTTACCAGGTATACCTGGATGATTATAATGTGCAGGTGAACCTGACCTCCACTTTAAGATGCGGATACCACCAATACACCTATAAGAACAATACAGGCAGACAGATCTTATTCGATCTCGCCCGGGCCAATAACAGGGTGTCCAACTGGAGCATCGAACAGGTGGGAAATAATGTGCTGCAGGGCTTTCAGCAAACGGGAGAACGGATCTATTTCTATGCTGTACTGAATACAAATGTTGAAAAACTGGAAAAGAAGGAAGAAGGCCAGCGCAGTGGTTTTGCTATCGTTCATTTAGCAAATGGCCAGGCAGGGAATGTTGAACTGAAAATAGGGCTGTCTTTTGTTAGCGTGGAAAACGCCAGGCAAAACCTGCAGCAGGAAATAGGTAATAAAACCTTCTCGCAGGTCCGTAAGGAAGCCACGCAGAAATGGGAGGCTTTATTATCATCTATCCAGGTAAAAGGTGGAACAGAGAAACAAAAGCAGATGTTCTATTCCTGCCTGTACAGATCATTCCTCTGGCCGGCATTGCGCAGCGATGTAAATGGTGAGTTCACAGATGCTAAACGCCAGGTGGCAAAAGCAGATTTTAATTACTACACAGAACCTTCTCTTTGGGATACTTACCGGAATAAAGATGTGTTGTTAGGTTTGATCTCCCCGGAAGTAACATTGGATGTGATCAGATCAATGAAGGATGTGGGCGATAAAAAGGGATTCATTCCTACTTTCTTTCATGGCGACCATGGCGCTTCTTCTATTGCCGGGGCCTACCTGAGAGGTATCGACAATTTTGATGTGAAAGGTACTTATGATATCCTGTTAAAGAATGCAAATGTTTCCGGGGGTGCCCGCCCGCACATCGCGGAGTACATAGAAAAAGGTTATATCTCCGATCCTGATGTTCCGGACCCTCATGTGGAAACAAAGGCAAAGGCCGGCGTATCCAAAACGTTGGAATATTCCTATGATGATTATTCCTTAGCCCAGATAGCAAAGAAATTAGGAGACACTGCAAACTACAGGATCCTGATGGCCAGGTCAAAGAACTACAAAAATATGTTCGATCCCTCCACCCGGTTTATGAGAGGCCGGTTGGAAAATGGCGAATGGATCAAGCCCTTTAACCCGCAGTACCCCTATTATGAATACATGTACAGGGAAGCCAATGCATGGCAGGTATCCTTCTTTGCGCCGCACGATATGCAGGGTCTCATAGAACTCTACGGCGGCGCAAAAGGTTTTGAATCTAAACTGGATTCACTTTTTACAGTTCCCTGGAATCCTAAACACATTGCAAGGAATGTGGAAACCATGATAGGCCAATACTGCCATGGTAACCAACCGGACCATGAAGCACCTTTTGCTTATTACTTTATAGGCAAACCGGAGAAGTCCCAGAAAATGATAGACACTATCCTTAATAGCCTGTACGGCATAGGAGAAGAAGGTCTGGCACTTTGCGGAATGGACGATGCAGGAGAAATGTCTGCCTGGTATGTGTTCAGCGCATTGGGTTTATACACTTACTCTGCTACCGATCCGGAATATCTGGTAACAGTGCCGCTTTTTGATGAAGTGAAATGGAAGACCAGCACAGGCAAATTGCTAACCATAACAAAGCCGGGGAAAGGAAGGAATTTAACCGGCATAAAAGTGAATGGGAAAGAAAATAAAGGATATTTTGTGCCGCATGATCTTTTCAGGAACGGCGGTAAGATAGAGATTACCACAAAGTAG
- a CDS encoding NAD-dependent epimerase/dehydratase family protein, giving the protein MQIKVIITGATGLVGEGVLLECLEHPDVSQVLMVNRKPSALQHFKLKECLVPDFFSLNGVADQLTGYDACFYCAGISSNGLDEATYSRITYDTTLHFAGKLAALNPAMIFGHISGSSTDSSEKGKIMWARVKGKTENALMKLPFKKVYNFRPGLMKPTPGQQNVKGLFKVVSSLYPLLRLIFPGKTSTMREVGLAMINSVLKGYPRQILEVKDIKSLAHGVS; this is encoded by the coding sequence ATGCAAATCAAAGTGATCATTACAGGAGCCACCGGGTTGGTGGGCGAAGGGGTTTTACTGGAATGCCTGGAACATCCGGATGTTTCCCAGGTGCTGATGGTGAACAGGAAGCCCTCGGCCCTGCAACACTTCAAACTGAAAGAATGCCTTGTGCCTGACTTCTTTTCCCTGAACGGCGTTGCTGATCAGCTGACAGGTTACGATGCCTGTTTCTATTGTGCAGGTATTAGCTCCAATGGTTTGGATGAAGCCACCTACAGCCGTATCACTTATGATACTACGCTGCATTTTGCCGGTAAACTGGCAGCACTCAATCCTGCAATGATCTTTGGACATATCTCCGGCAGTTCAACAGATAGTTCTGAGAAGGGCAAAATTATGTGGGCGCGTGTAAAAGGTAAAACAGAGAATGCCCTTATGAAACTGCCGTTTAAAAAGGTCTACAATTTCCGGCCGGGCCTGATGAAGCCAACACCGGGGCAGCAAAATGTGAAGGGGCTCTTTAAAGTGGTGAGTTCATTATACCCTTTGCTGCGGCTGATATTTCCCGGCAAAACAAGTACTATGCGGGAAGTAGGGCTGGCCATGATCAATAGTGTGCTGAAGGGATATCCAAGGCAGATACTGGAAGTAAAAGATATCAAATCACTCGCTCATGGGGTTAGCTAA
- the tkt gene encoding transketolase, producing MKTVEQSGINTVRVLAADAVQKAKSGHPGTPMGLAPIGHILWTESMNYNPHNPSWANRDRFILSAGHACMLQYIFMHLTGYDVTMDDLKNFRQLHSRTAGHPEYGLLPGIEVTTGPLGQGFANGVGFAIAQQYMAERYNKPGFDIFDYKIYAICSDGDIMEGITAEAASIAGHLQLGNLIYLYDDNHITIEGSTSLAIDEDVAKRFEAYGWHVQDLPDGNDLGALSAAIKNAQAETSRPSLIKVRTHIGYGSPNKVDTAAAHGAPLGEDEVKLVKKNFGFDPDKYFVVPEDVKKYYREAGEKGIQKEAQWNELYQSYKEKYKELANEYELISSGKLPDGWQEKLPVFKAGEKKMATRKASGKALNAIADYLPQLIGGAADLSPSTDTDLEKYASFAANNRSGRIFHFGIREHAMGAILNGMALSKYLIPYGATFLVFYDYMRPPVRLAAIMKIRSVFIYTHDSIGLGEDGTTHQPVEHLAGLRSVPGLVMIRPADANETVAAWRVALEHKDGPVALILTRQEIPVIDPKNCQLEKGAYILSESAGTPQIILIGTGSEVQLLLAAQEQLKEEGIAARVVSMPSWELFEEQDNAYKEKVFPKKLRQRLAVEAGSPLGWQKYVTDDGDVIGIDKFGESAPGEEVLKEYGFTTDNVVKRAKALLHDKR from the coding sequence ATGAAAACCGTTGAACAATCTGGTATAAATACCGTACGTGTACTGGCTGCGGATGCAGTACAGAAAGCTAAATCCGGTCATCCCGGAACACCCATGGGACTTGCCCCGATCGGCCACATTTTGTGGACGGAAAGCATGAATTATAATCCACACAATCCTTCCTGGGCCAACAGGGACCGTTTTATTTTATCTGCCGGCCATGCCTGTATGCTGCAATACATCTTTATGCACCTCACAGGTTACGATGTTACCATGGATGATCTTAAAAACTTCCGGCAGTTACACAGCAGGACCGCCGGCCACCCTGAATATGGTTTATTGCCAGGAATTGAGGTGACCACTGGTCCCTTAGGCCAGGGTTTTGCCAATGGGGTAGGTTTTGCCATTGCACAACAATACATGGCCGAACGCTACAATAAACCCGGCTTTGATATTTTTGACTATAAGATCTATGCCATCTGCAGTGATGGGGACATCATGGAAGGTATTACCGCAGAAGCTGCATCCATAGCCGGGCATCTTCAGTTGGGCAATCTCATTTACCTCTATGATGATAATCATATCACGATTGAAGGAAGTACATCCCTGGCCATCGATGAAGATGTGGCCAAACGTTTTGAAGCGTATGGCTGGCATGTCCAGGACTTGCCGGATGGTAATGATCTCGGGGCATTATCTGCTGCAATTAAAAATGCCCAGGCTGAAACCAGCCGTCCTTCCCTGATCAAAGTACGTACACACATCGGTTATGGCAGTCCGAATAAAGTGGACACCGCTGCTGCGCATGGCGCACCATTGGGTGAAGACGAAGTGAAACTGGTGAAGAAGAATTTTGGCTTTGACCCGGATAAATATTTTGTAGTGCCGGAGGATGTAAAAAAATATTACCGGGAAGCAGGAGAAAAAGGCATACAGAAAGAAGCCCAATGGAATGAATTATATCAATCCTACAAAGAAAAATATAAAGAGCTGGCAAACGAATACGAACTGATCAGCAGTGGTAAACTCCCGGATGGCTGGCAGGAAAAATTGCCGGTGTTCAAAGCAGGGGAGAAAAAGATGGCCACCCGCAAAGCTTCCGGCAAAGCACTGAATGCTATTGCGGACTATCTGCCCCAATTGATAGGAGGTGCTGCAGATCTTTCTCCTTCCACAGACACTGATCTCGAAAAGTATGCATCCTTTGCTGCCAATAACCGCAGCGGCCGTATTTTTCATTTCGGGATAAGGGAACATGCCATGGGTGCTATATTGAATGGAATGGCCCTGAGTAAGTACCTGATCCCCTATGGCGCCACCTTCCTGGTATTCTACGATTACATGCGGCCACCGGTAAGGTTAGCCGCAATCATGAAGATCCGGTCTGTCTTTATTTACACACACGATAGTATAGGATTGGGTGAGGACGGTACAACCCATCAGCCTGTAGAACATTTGGCCGGCTTAAGGTCTGTTCCTGGTCTGGTAATGATCCGCCCCGCAGATGCAAATGAAACCGTAGCAGCATGGCGTGTGGCATTGGAACATAAGGATGGCCCGGTAGCATTGATCTTAACCCGCCAGGAAATACCAGTGATAGACCCAAAGAACTGCCAGCTGGAAAAGGGCGCTTACATCCTCTCGGAATCAGCAGGAACACCGCAGATCATTTTAATAGGTACCGGCTCAGAAGTACAGTTGTTATTGGCAGCGCAGGAACAATTGAAAGAAGAAGGTATCGCGGCCCGTGTAGTGAGCATGCCATCATGGGAGCTGTTTGAAGAACAGGACAATGCTTATAAAGAAAAGGTATTTCCCAAAAAACTCCGGCAACGCCTTGCAGTAGAAGCCGGATCACCCTTAGGCTGGCAGAAATATGTAACTGATGATGGAGATGTTATAGGTATCGATAAATTCGGTGAATCCGCACCCGGTGAAGAAGTGCTGAAAGAATACGGGTTCACAACAGATAATGTTGTAAAAAGAGCAAAAGCATTATTGCATGACAAGCGCTAA
- a CDS encoding HAD family hydrolase has protein sequence MTSAKVKVIFSDVGGVLLNNGWGHQSRQKAARVFGLDHTEMEVLHNFIFNVYEIGKISLDDYLNTVVFNHPRHFTKEDFRTFMFAESVELPDFLQWFKAWKLRCPFRVISINNEGKELNDFRIKKFGLHDCFDAFISSCEVGMRKPDPGIFSLAMGIAQVSPEECVYFDDRLMIVQAADKMGIKSFHHQDFASTRNILEELI, from the coding sequence ATGACAAGCGCTAAGGTAAAAGTTATTTTTTCAGATGTGGGGGGAGTATTGCTGAACAATGGATGGGGGCATCAGTCACGCCAAAAGGCCGCCAGGGTATTTGGCCTGGATCACACAGAAATGGAAGTATTGCACAACTTCATTTTTAATGTGTACGAAATAGGTAAGATCTCCCTGGACGATTACCTGAACACCGTTGTGTTCAATCACCCCAGGCACTTTACAAAGGAAGATTTCAGAACATTTATGTTCGCGGAGTCTGTTGAACTGCCGGACTTCCTGCAATGGTTCAAAGCATGGAAACTAAGATGCCCTTTCAGGGTTATTTCAATTAATAACGAAGGAAAGGAACTCAACGATTTCCGTATTAAGAAGTTCGGCCTGCATGATTGTTTTGATGCTTTTATCTCCTCCTGTGAAGTAGGAATGCGCAAACCAGACCCGGGCATCTTTAGCCTCGCCATGGGAATAGCACAGGTCTCGCCGGAAGAATGTGTTTATTTTGACGACCGGCTCATGATCGTGCAGGCGGCTGACAAAATGGGAATAAAAAGTTTCCATCACCAGGATTTTGCATCTACCCGGAACATACTGGAAGAACTGATATGA
- a CDS encoding HAD-IIB family hydrolase, which translates to MKQLIIFDLDGTLAESKSALDEEMAQLLESLFHVVKVAIISGGDWSQFEKQVLSHITSHENLSLLPTCGTKYYQYKGEWKQLYAENFSAEEKAKILTHLNRIVKALPPVRIWGEQIEDRGSQITFSGLGQDAPHEVKKDWDPDFAKRKVIKDELDKVIPEFSIQMGGETSIDITKPGIDKAYGIQKLHQTLNMAIKDMLFIGDALFEGGNDHPARQTGVDCIQVRDPHETKRVVEAIISCSGGSWHQYAAR; encoded by the coding sequence ATGAAGCAACTCATCATATTTGACCTCGATGGCACTTTAGCGGAAAGTAAATCTGCATTGGATGAAGAGATGGCCCAGCTATTGGAAAGTTTGTTCCATGTGGTAAAAGTAGCGATCATCTCGGGAGGGGACTGGAGCCAGTTTGAAAAACAGGTGCTGTCTCATATTACCTCGCATGAAAACCTTTCTCTCCTGCCTACCTGCGGCACTAAATATTACCAGTATAAAGGGGAATGGAAACAATTATATGCAGAGAACTTTTCTGCGGAAGAAAAAGCAAAGATCCTCACCCATCTCAATAGGATAGTAAAAGCGCTGCCACCTGTTAGAATATGGGGTGAGCAGATCGAAGACAGGGGCAGCCAGATCACTTTTTCCGGTTTAGGCCAGGATGCGCCGCATGAGGTGAAGAAAGACTGGGACCCTGATTTTGCCAAACGTAAGGTCATAAAGGATGAACTGGATAAAGTGATCCCCGAATTTTCTATTCAGATGGGCGGAGAAACGTCCATCGATATTACCAAACCCGGCATCGATAAAGCCTACGGTATTCAGAAACTGCATCAGACCCTGAACATGGCAATAAAAGATATGCTGTTCATCGGCGACGCTTTGTTTGAAGGAGGGAATGATCATCCCGCCCGCCAGACAGGGGTGGATTGCATACAGGTAAGGGACCCGCATGAAACTAAAAGAGTGGTGGAAGCTATTATTTCCTGCTCGGGCGGTAGCTGGCATCAATATGCAGCACGTTAG
- a CDS encoding DUF763 domain-containing protein: MKHAGSADLPLHYGYVPKWLAERMAKLGLAITESILAEYGQAAFLSRMSSPFWFQSLGAVMGMDWHSSGITTSVMGALKRAVNPHAKEFGIFICGGKGKFSLETPEELLKIADQTGLDGEYLVRCSKLSAKVDNTAVQDGFQLYTHNFIVSSKGDWTVIQQGMNAGNKKARRYHWHSGQIDSFIEEPHTAVCGHNQGLILNLTAKEAGDTRKGMLQLMKEEPEQMIREIRHLIMPDNHALEAKDVDLKRLGAVLWLANEHPLHDFEELLLLKGVGPRTIQSLTLVSEVIHGTPSRFKDPARFAFAHGGKDGHPFPVPVKVYDETIATLQTAVHKAKLGNQDKQEAIRSLHKLAAIAEKDFVPNDRFEALIEKEKNDSWKYGGRTVFGKAKPPGKVKGVQLRLF; the protein is encoded by the coding sequence ATGAAACACGCCGGATCAGCAGATCTGCCTTTGCATTATGGCTACGTTCCCAAATGGCTGGCAGAAAGGATGGCAAAGCTGGGATTGGCTATCACGGAGTCTATCCTCGCGGAATATGGACAGGCGGCCTTTTTAAGCCGTATGAGCAGCCCGTTCTGGTTCCAGAGCCTGGGAGCGGTAATGGGAATGGACTGGCATTCTTCCGGCATCACCACTTCTGTGATGGGCGCTTTAAAAAGGGCGGTTAACCCCCATGCTAAAGAATTTGGCATCTTCATCTGTGGCGGAAAAGGGAAGTTTTCCCTGGAAACGCCGGAAGAATTATTGAAGATCGCAGACCAGACAGGGCTGGATGGAGAATATCTTGTAAGGTGCAGTAAGCTGAGCGCAAAAGTAGATAATACAGCTGTGCAGGATGGCTTCCAGTTATACACGCATAATTTTATTGTAAGCAGTAAAGGTGACTGGACGGTTATTCAGCAGGGCATGAATGCCGGGAATAAAAAAGCACGGCGGTATCACTGGCATTCCGGGCAGATCGATTCTTTTATTGAAGAACCGCATACCGCGGTCTGTGGCCATAACCAGGGCCTGATATTGAACCTCACTGCAAAAGAGGCCGGAGATACACGCAAAGGAATGTTACAGCTGATGAAGGAGGAACCGGAACAGATGATCCGGGAGATCCGGCACCTCATTATGCCGGACAATCACGCATTAGAAGCGAAAGACGTAGACCTTAAAAGATTAGGCGCTGTATTATGGCTGGCCAATGAACATCCTTTACATGATTTTGAAGAGTTATTGTTGCTGAAAGGAGTAGGTCCCCGCACGATACAGTCTTTAACTCTAGTGAGTGAAGTGATCCATGGAACACCATCACGGTTCAAAGATCCTGCCCGTTTCGCTTTTGCACATGGCGGAAAAGATGGTCATCCTTTCCCTGTTCCCGTTAAAGTATATGATGAAACCATTGCTACCCTTCAAACAGCTGTACATAAAGCAAAGCTGGGCAACCAGGATAAACAGGAAGCAATCAGATCATTACACAAACTCGCCGCAATAGCAGAAAAAGATTTTGTGCCTAACGACCGTTTTGAAGCATTGATAGAAAAGGAAAAAAATGATTCCTGGAAATATGGTGGGCGCACCGTGTTTGGAAAAGCGAAGCCACCTGGAAAGGTAAAAGGTGTTCAGCTAAGGTTGTTCTAA
- a CDS encoding histidine kinase dimerization/phosphoacceptor domain -containing protein, whose translation MVDGQSPQSSYDILKQRLLVAGTGNFIYNESRGLIDRDSANLFACRMYGYNRLLPYNEGFSDGVISPTSKLIDAGKIGVITNLLNYTEGMNKTRILLELGAYYLFKPGNEKADLDSAWSFLQQANANAEPECLSLLGKYYYQAGNIAESQKCFSKVVDIAGTDPASLAPAYENQGKYLPDNDPKKISYLERSLELYHKLQMKEKEIEVRMYIADINRPLAEKQWQQILLLQKAIGFRHTLYADYALSCLADQKADHKSALSYARRAIDNMQETGDAALACLFYTRMGAVYSHFNKPEEALAWYEKSYAGKKNTATQDFWYKGFISAANLLAFLGRAEEALSLMQEVTASFPPANTFDKMRLAFIKGYSYEHLKDNTLAAVNYDTFTSMAEQFPLPSNYTETPDAFYQVSLFYFNQGQMAKARTYLQKALDFTSGSMGIQNLAGIHLLFSKLDSAAGRYASALQYRIKYAFYRDSLLSNQMQELRARYETEKKDQNIQLLTQSGKLQQAALQQSGFLRNIILGGLVVILIIAGLLYWLKRVTNKKNTDLQHLAHEKEWLLKEANYRVKNNLQTIVSLLGSQSSVQDSQNRIYAMSLIHRRSENAAAVDIRSYLPELVNHLRESFDVNRQIHIHLHIPPLELDVSQAVPVTLIINEALTNAIRYAFPRKEIGQEISVCMEQGDDHEITLTIADNGIGVLPDLDSHLGLKLMDGLVDDINGTFAIRSAEGTTVSIHFIAKTPLHKAHHVV comes from the coding sequence GTGGTTGACGGGCAATCTCCCCAGAGCAGTTATGACATACTTAAACAACGGTTGTTAGTTGCCGGTACAGGTAATTTTATCTATAACGAAAGCCGGGGCCTGATAGATCGGGACAGCGCCAACCTGTTTGCATGCAGGATGTATGGGTACAACCGTTTACTGCCATATAACGAGGGGTTCAGTGATGGTGTTATTTCTCCCACCAGTAAACTGATCGATGCGGGGAAGATAGGAGTGATCACCAACCTGTTGAACTATACGGAGGGGATGAACAAAACGAGGATCCTGCTGGAACTGGGTGCTTATTATCTTTTTAAACCCGGTAATGAGAAAGCAGATCTGGATAGTGCCTGGTCCTTCCTTCAACAGGCGAATGCAAATGCAGAACCTGAATGCCTTAGCCTGCTGGGGAAATACTACTACCAGGCCGGCAATATCGCAGAAAGCCAAAAGTGTTTTTCGAAGGTGGTGGATATTGCAGGAACTGATCCTGCAAGCCTTGCGCCGGCTTATGAAAACCAGGGGAAATACCTGCCGGATAATGATCCTAAAAAAATAAGTTACCTGGAAAGATCGCTGGAGCTTTACCATAAGTTGCAGATGAAGGAAAAGGAAATAGAGGTAAGGATGTATATCGCGGATATTAACCGGCCCCTTGCAGAAAAGCAATGGCAGCAAATATTGCTCCTTCAGAAGGCCATTGGTTTCCGTCATACTTTATATGCAGATTATGCACTTTCCTGTTTAGCTGATCAGAAAGCAGACCATAAAAGCGCACTTTCTTACGCGCGGCGGGCTATAGATAATATGCAGGAAACGGGAGACGCAGCCCTGGCCTGTCTTTTTTACACCAGGATGGGAGCTGTGTACAGTCATTTCAATAAACCGGAAGAAGCATTGGCCTGGTATGAGAAGTCCTATGCAGGAAAGAAGAATACGGCCACACAGGACTTCTGGTACAAAGGTTTTATCAGTGCGGCTAACCTGCTGGCATTTTTAGGGCGGGCTGAAGAAGCATTATCCCTCATGCAGGAAGTAACAGCCAGCTTCCCTCCTGCCAATACTTTCGATAAAATGCGCCTGGCCTTTATTAAAGGGTATAGCTATGAACATCTGAAAGACAATACACTGGCGGCGGTGAACTATGATACTTTCACTTCCATGGCAGAGCAGTTTCCGTTGCCCTCCAATTATACAGAAACACCGGATGCATTCTACCAGGTATCCCTTTTCTATTTCAACCAGGGGCAAATGGCGAAAGCGAGGACCTACCTCCAGAAAGCGCTTGATTTTACTTCCGGCAGCATGGGTATTCAAAACCTGGCCGGCATTCATCTGCTGTTTTCCAAACTGGATTCGGCGGCCGGGAGATATGCATCTGCTTTACAGTATCGTATCAAATATGCTTTTTACCGGGATTCCCTGCTCAGCAATCAAATGCAGGAGTTAAGGGCCAGGTATGAAACGGAGAAGAAAGATCAGAACATTCAGTTACTTACACAATCCGGCAAACTGCAACAGGCCGCATTACAACAATCCGGTTTCCTGCGTAATATTATACTTGGGGGGCTTGTAGTAATACTGATCATTGCAGGATTACTTTACTGGTTGAAACGGGTGACGAATAAAAAGAACACGGACCTGCAGCACCTGGCGCATGAGAAGGAATGGCTGCTGAAAGAAGCGAATTACCGGGTGAAAAATAATCTTCAGACCATTGTAAGCCTGCTGGGCTCTCAATCCTCTGTGCAGGACAGCCAGAACAGGATCTACGCCATGTCCCTCATCCACCGGAGATCAGAAAATGCAGCGGCTGTAGACATTCGTTCCTATTTGCCCGAACTGGTGAACCACCTGCGCGAAAGTTTTGATGTAAACCGGCAGATCCATATTCATCTGCACATTCCTCCTCTTGAACTGGATGTATCACAAGCTGTACCTGTTACCCTGATCATCAATGAAGCACTCACTAACGCTATCAGGTATGCTTTTCCCCGGAAAGAGATCGGGCAGGAGATCAGTGTTTGCATGGAGCAGGGAGATGATCATGAGATAACCCTTACGATTGCAGACAATGGCATTGGCGTGCTGCCAGACCTCGACAGTCATTTAGGATTAAAACTTATGGATGGCCTGGTAGATGATATAAATGGGACATTTGCCATCAGATCAGCAGAAGGCACTACTGTTTCCATCCACTTTATAGCTAAGACACCTTTGCATAAAGCCCATCATGTTGTATGA
- a CDS encoding helix-turn-helix domain-containing protein, with protein MNISTISEFEIHTLEWFAKNQVNTRHNTYEILWVKRGEGFLKMGPEESEISGQTIYCLQPGRLKQLVPAERMEGYYISLSADFLQLAETTLSFSLLSAQNDLLQIPIDEETEAEVEEILGKMRKEFINYFSFRLEVLKGLFKIFLLYTSRKYSYPVTFTKDAELLRRFMQLLKEHFITKKMVTDYAYELNITPSYLNQVVKKLSGYTASYHIQQYLVKEAKRLAIHSNRSMKEIAYALGFNDMAHFSKFFKNNSGVNFTNFKKGISLMIQH; from the coding sequence ATGAACATATCCACTATCAGCGAATTTGAAATACATACCCTGGAATGGTTCGCTAAAAACCAGGTTAACACCAGACACAATACATATGAGATCCTGTGGGTGAAACGGGGCGAGGGCTTCCTGAAAATGGGACCTGAGGAATCTGAGATCAGCGGGCAAACCATTTATTGTTTACAACCTGGCCGGTTAAAGCAACTGGTACCGGCAGAAAGGATGGAAGGATATTACATTTCCCTGTCCGCCGATTTTCTGCAGCTCGCAGAAACCACCCTGAGCTTTTCCCTGCTGTCTGCCCAAAACGATCTTTTGCAGATACCTATTGATGAGGAAACAGAAGCTGAGGTGGAAGAGATCCTTGGCAAAATGAGGAAAGAATTCATCAATTACTTTTCGTTCCGGTTAGAGGTGCTGAAAGGTTTGTTCAAGATCTTCCTGCTTTATACTTCCCGAAAGTATTCCTACCCGGTGACCTTTACAAAAGATGCTGAGTTGCTGCGCCGGTTCATGCAGTTACTGAAAGAACATTTCATTACCAAGAAAATGGTTACAGATTATGCTTATGAACTAAACATTACTCCCAGTTATCTCAACCAGGTAGTAAAAAAGCTCTCCGGTTATACCGCCAGTTACCATATCCAGCAATACCTGGTGAAGGAGGCAAAAAGACTGGCCATCCATTCCAACCGCAGTATGAAGGAAATTGCTTACGCACTTGGGTTTAACGATATGGCGCATTTCAGCAAGTTCTTTAAAAATAATTCCGGTGTTAACTTCACTAATTTCAAGAAAGGCATTTCCCTTATGATCCAGCATTAA